A genomic segment from Micromonospora echinaurantiaca encodes:
- a CDS encoding MFS transporter, which yields MKGRLGTLTALYVTQYLGIGFITVGLTAILRDGGTSLDTLALLQVVGLIWPIKFLWAPILDRYGSRHRGHHRSWLLVLQAALVLALLALLPFTRPAEQLGPVVAICAAYVFFSATQDIAVDAVAVRLLTESARGVGNGIQVAASYLGNLLGGGACVLVYDRVGWVPAIGLLAALTTVGLLVVWRFREPTRTDRVPRVGAAYRALLSVFGQPGCRWWTFGVVPLVYVGAGMAYALVTPALVDAGWSLGRIGVVTGVVTSAPAIVAGLLAGFGIARLGRSWVLVAGGVTLGLSTVLLLPLMNGRAPLAGTVVALCCFLAAYTVANVVLYTVNMDYSRPDTGGTDFTVLSSFGLVCSFVASSVGLAAAERVGYAPVAVASIVLMAAGVVLGIAHQRRHRPRRLLVEAPDRRPAVGDVAPVG from the coding sequence GTGAAGGGCCGCCTCGGCACGCTGACCGCGCTGTACGTCACCCAGTACCTCGGCATCGGCTTCATCACCGTCGGGCTGACCGCCATCCTGCGCGACGGCGGGACGTCGCTGGACACCCTGGCGCTGCTGCAGGTCGTCGGCCTGATCTGGCCGATCAAGTTCCTCTGGGCGCCGATCCTCGACCGCTACGGGTCCCGCCACCGCGGCCACCACCGGTCCTGGCTGCTGGTGCTCCAGGCCGCCCTGGTGCTGGCCCTGCTGGCGCTGCTGCCGTTCACCCGCCCCGCCGAGCAGCTCGGCCCGGTGGTCGCCATCTGCGCGGCGTACGTCTTCTTCTCCGCCACCCAGGACATCGCGGTGGACGCGGTCGCCGTCCGGCTGCTGACCGAGTCGGCCCGGGGCGTGGGAAACGGCATCCAGGTGGCCGCCAGCTATCTCGGCAACCTGCTCGGCGGTGGCGCCTGCGTGCTGGTCTACGACCGTGTCGGCTGGGTACCGGCGATCGGCCTGCTGGCCGCCCTGACCACCGTCGGGCTGCTGGTGGTGTGGCGCTTCCGGGAGCCCACCCGCACCGACCGGGTCCCCCGGGTCGGCGCGGCCTACCGGGCGCTGCTGTCGGTGTTCGGTCAGCCCGGCTGCCGGTGGTGGACCTTCGGGGTGGTGCCGCTGGTCTACGTCGGCGCGGGGATGGCCTACGCGCTGGTCACGCCGGCCCTGGTCGACGCCGGCTGGTCGCTGGGCCGGATCGGCGTGGTGACCGGGGTGGTGACCAGCGCACCGGCGATCGTGGCCGGTCTGCTGGCCGGCTTCGGCATCGCCCGCCTCGGGCGGAGCTGGGTGCTGGTGGCCGGCGGGGTGACGCTGGGGCTGTCGACGGTGCTGCTGCTGCCGCTGATGAACGGGCGCGCACCGCTGGCCGGGACGGTGGTCGCCCTCTGCTGCTTCCTGGCGGCGTACACGGTGGCGAACGTGGTGCTCTACACGGTCAACATGGACTATTCGCGGCCCGACACCGGCGGCACCGACTTCACCGTGCTGTCGTCGTTCGGGCTGGTCTGTTCGTTCGTGGCTTCCTCGGTCGGGCTGGCAGCCGCCGAACGCGTGGGCTACGCCCCGGTCGCTGTCGCGTCCATCGTGCTGATGGCCGCCGGCGTCGTGCTCGGCATCGCACATCAGCGGCGACACCGCCCCCGCCGGCTGCTGGTCGAGGCGCCCGACCGGCGCCCGGCCGTGGGGGACGTGGCCCCGGTGGGATGA
- a CDS encoding LysE family translocator: protein MLGVSAATLAGYLAAIVVLMVTPGPDMMFVLANAARYGTRAGVVAALGVAAGEAVHVAAVVCGLAALVSASPVLFTAIRWAGAAYLIVLGVRALRGAGGPVDAVTEQGGRASRAFLRGLVTNLLNPKMILFSVAFLPQFVDPAAGDVTAQLVLLGALFVAVQLAVDIALGAGAGRLAGRLADGRWSRRINRICAVAFVALGIRLAAS from the coding sequence ATGCTCGGTGTGTCCGCGGCGACCCTCGCCGGTTACCTCGCCGCCATCGTCGTGCTCATGGTCACTCCCGGTCCGGACATGATGTTCGTCCTGGCCAACGCCGCCCGCTACGGCACCCGCGCCGGGGTGGTCGCCGCGCTCGGCGTCGCCGCCGGGGAGGCGGTGCACGTCGCGGCGGTCGTCTGCGGTCTCGCCGCGCTGGTCTCGGCGTCGCCGGTGCTGTTCACCGCGATCCGCTGGGCCGGCGCGGCGTACCTGATCGTCCTCGGCGTACGGGCGCTACGCGGCGCCGGCGGTCCCGTCGACGCGGTGACGGAGCAGGGTGGCCGGGCCAGCCGGGCATTCCTGCGCGGGCTGGTGACCAACCTGCTCAACCCGAAGATGATCCTGTTCAGCGTGGCCTTCCTGCCCCAGTTCGTCGACCCGGCAGCCGGTGACGTCACCGCCCAGCTCGTCCTGCTCGGCGCGCTGTTCGTGGCGGTGCAGCTCGCCGTCGACATCGCCCTGGGCGCCGGCGCTGGGCGGCTCGCCGGCCGGTTGGCCGACGGCCGCTGGTCACGTCGGATCAACCGGATCTGCGCCGTCGCCTTCGTCGCGCTCGGGATCCGCCTGGCGGCCAGCTAG
- the aceA gene encoding isocitrate lyase, translated as MQNAVEQLRTEWETDPRWQGVRRSYRAEDVVRLRGAIQEEHTLARHGAERLWRLLHSEDYIHALGALTGNQAVQMVRAGLKAIYLSGWQVAADANLAGHTYPDQSLYPANSVPAVVRRINNALLRAAQITTAEGDTGGADWLAPIVADAEAGFGGPLNAYELMTAMITAGAAGVHWEDQLAAEKKCGHLGGKVLVPTGQHIRTLEAARLAADVAGVPSVVIARTDAQAATLLTTDVDERDRPFVTGERTAEGFYRVRSGVEPCIARGLAYAPHADLLWMETSTPDLEVARRFAEAIKAEYPDQLLAYNCSPSFNWRKHLDDATIAKFQRELGHMGYKFQFITLAGFHALNYSMFDLARGYAADGMSAYVALQEREFAAEPAGYTAVKHQREVGTGYFDLISTVLNPAAETTALRGSTEEEQFA; from the coding sequence ATGCAGAACGCCGTTGAGCAGTTGCGTACCGAGTGGGAGACCGATCCGCGTTGGCAGGGGGTGCGGCGCAGCTACCGCGCCGAGGACGTGGTGCGGTTGCGCGGGGCGATCCAGGAGGAGCACACCCTGGCCCGGCACGGGGCGGAACGGCTGTGGCGCCTGCTGCACAGCGAGGACTACATCCACGCCCTGGGCGCGCTCACCGGCAACCAGGCCGTGCAGATGGTCCGGGCCGGCCTCAAGGCGATCTACCTCTCCGGCTGGCAGGTGGCCGCGGACGCCAACCTCGCCGGGCACACCTACCCCGACCAGAGCCTCTACCCCGCCAACTCGGTGCCTGCGGTGGTGCGCCGGATCAACAACGCCCTGCTGCGCGCCGCCCAGATCACCACCGCCGAGGGCGACACCGGGGGAGCCGACTGGCTGGCGCCGATCGTCGCCGACGCCGAGGCCGGCTTCGGCGGACCGCTCAACGCGTACGAGCTGATGACCGCGATGATCACGGCCGGCGCGGCCGGGGTGCACTGGGAGGACCAGCTCGCCGCCGAGAAGAAGTGCGGCCACCTCGGCGGGAAGGTGCTCGTCCCGACCGGCCAGCACATCCGTACCCTCGAGGCGGCGCGGCTCGCCGCCGACGTCGCGGGCGTGCCCTCGGTGGTCATCGCCCGCACCGACGCCCAGGCCGCCACGCTGCTCACCACCGACGTGGACGAGCGGGACCGGCCGTTCGTCACCGGCGAGCGGACCGCCGAGGGCTTCTACCGGGTGCGTTCCGGGGTCGAGCCGTGCATCGCCCGCGGCCTGGCGTACGCCCCGCACGCCGACCTGCTCTGGATGGAGACCAGCACCCCGGACCTGGAGGTCGCCCGCCGCTTCGCCGAGGCAATCAAGGCCGAGTACCCGGACCAGCTGCTCGCCTACAACTGCTCGCCGTCGTTCAACTGGCGCAAGCACCTGGACGACGCGACCATCGCCAAGTTCCAGCGGGAGCTCGGCCACATGGGATACAAGTTCCAGTTCATCACCCTGGCCGGCTTCCACGCCCTCAACTACTCGATGTTCGACCTGGCCCGTGGCTACGCCGCCGACGGCATGTCCGCCTACGTGGCGCTGCAGGAGCGGGAGTTCGCCGCCGAGCCGGCCGGCTACACCGCGGTCAAGCACCAGCGCGAGGTGGGCACCGGCTACTTCGACCTGATCAGCACCGTGCTCAACCCGGCCGCCGAGACCACCGCCCTGCGCGGCTCCACCGAGGAGGAGCAGTTCGCATGA
- a CDS encoding siderophore-interacting protein, producing MKRNWEALALKAMGGRDFRLTVLGTESVDGHYQRLLLDGGGLLEACGVHPTMWIRLWFDNDGRAHQRAYTLVDPDPATGRFTLEFALHDGCAARWATTAQIGDTIDATVQGSAFRLPDPEPEHLYLVGDAASLPAVNSLLDAGADIPATVWLEYAHEGEKALAPRTRAHHDVTWVPRQDTGQHLVDTVCSALPASDSAHYWVACEAAATRTITRHIRRTLGVDKHQLTSLGYWRAA from the coding sequence GTGAAACGGAACTGGGAGGCCCTGGCGCTCAAGGCCATGGGAGGCCGGGACTTCCGGCTGACCGTGCTGGGCACCGAGTCGGTCGACGGGCACTACCAGCGGCTGCTCCTCGACGGCGGTGGCCTGCTGGAGGCGTGCGGGGTCCACCCGACGATGTGGATCCGGCTGTGGTTCGACAACGACGGCCGGGCGCACCAGCGCGCCTACACGTTGGTGGACCCCGACCCGGCCACCGGGCGGTTCACTCTCGAATTCGCCCTCCACGACGGCTGTGCCGCCCGGTGGGCCACCACGGCGCAGATCGGCGACACCATCGACGCGACCGTTCAGGGCAGCGCGTTCCGGCTGCCGGACCCCGAGCCCGAGCACCTCTACCTGGTCGGTGACGCGGCGTCCCTGCCGGCGGTGAACAGCCTGCTCGACGCCGGCGCCGACATCCCGGCGACGGTCTGGCTGGAGTACGCCCACGAGGGTGAGAAGGCGCTCGCGCCGCGGACCCGGGCACACCACGACGTCACCTGGGTGCCCCGCCAGGACACCGGTCAGCACCTGGTCGACACGGTCTGCAGCGCACTGCCCGCCAGCGACTCGGCCCACTACTGGGTCGCCTGCGAGGCGGCCGCCACCCGCACCATCACCCGGCACATCCGGCGCACGTTGGGCGTCGACAAGCACCAGCTCACCTCGCTCGGCTACTGGAGAGCCGCGTGA
- the aceB gene encoding malate synthase A, with the protein MRYEVIGPMAERFDEVLTPEALDFLVALDSEFAARRVALLDTRRARRDRYATGQLPDFLPETAGIRADPTWRVAPPAPGLVDRRVEITGPTDRKMTVNALNSGAKVWLADFEDATAPTWHNVISGQLNLIDALDRRIDFTDPRGKRYALGEELATIVVRPRGWHLVEKGIAVDGRPISASLVDFGLYLFHCARRQLDAGAGPYFYLPKLEGHREARLWNDIFVFAQRYLGLPQGTIRATTLIETITAAFEMEEILYELREHSAGLNAGRWDYIFSVIKNFGQWPDFVLPDRSEVTMTVPFMRAYTELLVSTCHRRGAHAIGGMAAFIPSRDPEVNEVALGRVRADKRREAGDGFDGSWVAHPGLVDTCRAEFDAVLGERPNQLARLRDDVSVTAADLLAVDKTPGQVTAAGLRSNIAVALRYVDAWLGGTGAVALWNLMEDAATAEIARCQVWQWLHHGTPLADGGCVTEDLVRSILAAELTALTTGREGTERDRAEQAARIVEDTALGEDLPAFFTTGAYARYLRPNRKPDLSAG; encoded by the coding sequence ATGAGGTACGAGGTCATCGGCCCGATGGCCGAACGGTTCGACGAGGTCCTCACCCCCGAGGCGCTGGACTTCCTGGTCGCGCTGGACAGCGAGTTCGCCGCCCGGCGGGTGGCGCTGCTGGACACCCGCCGGGCCCGCCGCGACCGGTACGCCACCGGCCAACTGCCCGACTTCCTCCCGGAGACCGCCGGGATCCGCGCCGACCCCACCTGGCGGGTGGCCCCGCCCGCACCCGGTCTCGTCGACCGGCGGGTCGAGATCACCGGACCCACCGACCGCAAGATGACCGTCAACGCGCTCAACTCCGGCGCCAAGGTGTGGCTCGCCGACTTCGAGGACGCCACCGCCCCGACCTGGCACAACGTCATCAGCGGGCAGCTCAACCTGATCGACGCCCTGGACCGGCGGATCGACTTCACCGACCCGCGTGGCAAGCGGTACGCCCTCGGTGAGGAGCTGGCCACGATCGTGGTCCGGCCGCGCGGCTGGCACCTCGTGGAGAAGGGAATCGCGGTGGACGGCCGGCCAATCTCGGCCAGCCTGGTCGACTTCGGGCTCTACCTCTTCCACTGCGCCCGACGGCAGCTCGACGCCGGCGCCGGGCCCTACTTCTACCTGCCGAAGCTGGAGGGCCACCGCGAGGCGCGGCTGTGGAACGACATCTTCGTCTTCGCCCAGCGGTACCTGGGCCTGCCGCAGGGCACCATCCGGGCCACCACCCTGATCGAGACCATCACCGCCGCCTTCGAGATGGAGGAGATCCTGTACGAGCTGCGCGAGCACTCGGCGGGGCTCAACGCCGGACGGTGGGACTACATCTTCAGTGTCATCAAGAACTTCGGGCAGTGGCCGGACTTCGTGCTGCCGGACCGGTCCGAGGTCACCATGACCGTGCCGTTCATGCGCGCCTACACCGAACTGCTCGTCTCGACGTGTCACCGGCGCGGGGCGCACGCCATCGGCGGGATGGCCGCGTTCATCCCCAGCCGGGACCCGGAGGTCAACGAGGTGGCCCTCGGCCGGGTGCGGGCGGACAAGCGGCGGGAGGCCGGCGACGGGTTCGACGGCTCCTGGGTCGCCCACCCGGGCCTGGTCGACACCTGCCGGGCGGAGTTCGACGCGGTGCTGGGCGAGCGGCCGAACCAGCTCGCCCGGCTCCGGGACGACGTCAGTGTCACCGCCGCCGACCTGCTCGCCGTCGACAAGACCCCGGGCCAGGTCACCGCCGCGGGACTGCGGTCCAACATCGCGGTGGCGCTGCGCTACGTCGACGCCTGGCTCGGCGGCACCGGCGCGGTGGCGCTGTGGAACCTGATGGAGGACGCCGCGACCGCCGAGATCGCCCGCTGCCAGGTCTGGCAGTGGCTGCACCACGGCACTCCGCTGGCCGACGGCGGCTGCGTGACGGAGGACCTGGTCCGATCGATCCTCGCGGCGGAACTCACCGCCCTGACCACGGGACGCGAAGGCACCGAGCGGGACCGCGCCGAGCAGGCCGCACGGATCGTCGAGGACACCGCCCTCGGCGAGGACCTGCCGGCGTTCTTCACCACCGGTGCCTACGCCCGGTACCTCCGTCCGAACCGGAAGCCCGACCTGTCGGCCGGCTGA
- a CDS encoding lysine N(6)-hydroxylase/L-ornithine N(5)-oxygenase family protein: MSTHDFIAVGLGPYNLGLACLTAPIDDLDGVFLEARDGFDWHPGMLLESTRLQTPFIADLVSLADPTSPYSFLNYLKETGRLYPFYIRESFFPLRAEYNDYCRWAAGKLPNLRFGHAVTAVEYDKADGRYVAHADTADGPVTHRARHLVLGTGTPPYVPDACAGLGGDLIHNSRYLEHREALRAKRSITVVGSGQSAAEIYHDLLGDIGGHGYQLNWVTRSPRFFPLEYTKLTLEMTSPDYVDYFHALPEPTRYRLEAEQKGLFKGINADLINDIYDQLYAHSVHGPVPTRLLTNTELTSASHDAATGTYALGLRQVEQGRDFTLDTEGLVLATGYHYRVPEFLTPIRDRIRRDGRGRFEVARNYSIDHTGREIFLQNAGTHTHSITSPDLGMGPYRNSWIIRELTGREHYPIEKSIAFQEFGAPAGVA, encoded by the coding sequence ATGTCGACCCACGACTTCATCGCCGTCGGCCTGGGCCCGTACAACCTCGGCCTGGCCTGCCTGACCGCACCGATCGACGACCTGGACGGGGTGTTCCTGGAGGCCCGGGACGGCTTCGACTGGCATCCCGGGATGCTGCTCGAGTCGACCCGGCTGCAGACGCCGTTCATCGCCGACCTGGTCAGCCTCGCCGACCCGACCTCGCCGTACTCCTTCCTCAACTACCTCAAGGAGACCGGCCGGCTCTACCCCTTCTACATCCGGGAGAGCTTCTTCCCGCTCCGCGCGGAGTACAACGACTACTGCCGGTGGGCCGCCGGGAAGCTGCCGAACCTGCGCTTCGGGCACGCCGTCACCGCCGTCGAGTACGACAAGGCCGACGGCCGCTACGTGGCGCACGCCGACACGGCGGACGGGCCGGTCACCCACCGGGCCCGGCACCTGGTGCTCGGCACCGGCACCCCGCCGTACGTCCCGGACGCCTGCGCCGGTCTCGGCGGCGACCTGATCCACAATTCCCGGTACCTGGAGCACCGGGAGGCGCTGCGGGCCAAGCGCAGCATCACGGTCGTGGGCAGCGGGCAGAGCGCCGCGGAGATCTACCACGACCTGCTCGGCGACATCGGTGGCCACGGCTACCAGCTGAACTGGGTCACCCGCTCGCCCCGGTTCTTCCCGCTGGAGTACACCAAGCTGACCTTGGAGATGACCTCACCGGACTACGTGGACTACTTCCACGCGCTGCCCGAGCCGACCCGCTACCGGCTGGAGGCCGAGCAGAAGGGCCTGTTCAAGGGGATCAACGCCGACCTGATCAACGACATCTACGACCAGCTCTACGCCCACAGCGTGCACGGGCCGGTGCCGACCCGGCTGCTCACCAACACCGAGCTGACCAGCGCCAGCCACGACGCCGCGACCGGGACGTACGCCCTCGGGCTGCGCCAGGTGGAGCAGGGCCGCGACTTCACCCTGGACACCGAGGGGCTGGTGCTGGCCACCGGCTACCACTACCGGGTTCCCGAGTTCCTGACCCCGATCCGCGATCGGATCCGTCGGGACGGCCGCGGCCGGTTCGAGGTGGCCCGCAACTACAGCATCGACCACACCGGCCGGGAGATCTTCCTGCAGAACGCCGGCACCCACACGCACAGCATCACCTCACCCGACCTGGGCATGGGTCCGTACCGCAACTCGTGGATCATCCGGGAGCTGACCGGCCGCGAGCACTACCCGATCGAGAAGAGCATCGCCTTCCAGGAGTTCGGCGCGCCGGCGGGGGTGGCGTGA
- a CDS encoding GNAT family N-acetyltransferase yields the protein MIYQEKISGLGELSLVTVAPDRHAELLHGWVTQPRNSFWGMGGHTVEQVHEIYAFIDSLPTHHAYLITVDDEPVGLFQTYQPGADPVGERYPVQPGDIGMHLLLNPGRRYARGLTTAIGPALARFLFRDPAAQRIVVEPDVRNQLALRRLESEGFTFGSEIDMPDKRAQLAFLTRARFEADHPDPGVSPSIR from the coding sequence ATGATCTATCAGGAGAAGATCTCCGGCCTCGGCGAGTTGTCGCTCGTGACCGTGGCACCCGACCGGCACGCCGAACTGCTGCACGGCTGGGTCACCCAGCCCCGCAACTCGTTCTGGGGGATGGGTGGCCACACCGTCGAGCAGGTGCACGAGATCTACGCGTTCATCGACAGCCTGCCAACCCACCACGCCTACCTGATCACCGTCGACGACGAGCCGGTCGGGCTCTTCCAGACCTACCAGCCCGGGGCCGACCCGGTCGGCGAGCGCTACCCGGTCCAGCCCGGCGACATCGGGATGCACCTGCTGCTCAACCCCGGCCGGCGGTACGCCCGCGGCCTGACCACCGCGATCGGTCCCGCGCTCGCCCGGTTCCTGTTCCGGGACCCGGCCGCGCAACGGATCGTGGTGGAGCCGGACGTGCGCAACCAACTGGCCCTGCGTCGCCTGGAGTCCGAGGGCTTCACCTTCGGCTCCGAGATCGACATGCCGGACAAGCGCGCCCAGCTCGCCTTCCTGACCCGGGCCCGGTTCGAGGCGGACCACCCCGACCCTGGAGTGAGCCCGTCGATCCGCTAG
- a CDS encoding acyl-CoA thioesterase has product MDQHHTNLMGTVHGGRILNLIDSVAGVVAARHSDGPAVTAAIDETAFLRAVRVGDVVHVDARITWAGRSSMEVAVKVTADRWDRAVPPTDVATAHLVMVAIDDAGQPRTVPPLLPQTDGDRRRYREAEIRREHRLALRQALLDGAGEG; this is encoded by the coding sequence ATGGACCAGCACCACACCAACCTGATGGGCACGGTCCACGGCGGCCGGATCCTCAATCTCATCGACTCGGTCGCCGGGGTGGTCGCCGCGCGGCATTCCGACGGGCCGGCGGTCACCGCCGCGATCGACGAGACCGCGTTCCTGCGCGCGGTGCGGGTCGGCGACGTGGTCCACGTCGACGCCCGGATCACCTGGGCCGGCCGCAGCTCGATGGAGGTGGCCGTCAAGGTGACCGCGGACCGCTGGGACCGCGCGGTGCCACCCACCGACGTGGCCACCGCGCACCTGGTCATGGTCGCCATCGACGACGCCGGCCAGCCCCGCACCGTCCCGCCGCTGCTGCCGCAGACCGACGGCGACCGGCGCCGCTACCGCGAGGCGGAGATCCGCCGCGAGCACCGGCTGGCACTGCGGCAGGCCCTGCTCGACGGGGCCGGGGAGGGCTGA
- a CDS encoding GNAT family N-acetyltransferase, which yields MAGFTRIDAQLGEFALRPLDPDADAPQLHRWVTDPKAAFWLMQDADVAQVAAEYRRIAAHPHHDAYLGLWRGEPAFLAERYDPARVELVGLYDPAEGDVGMHFLCAPAERPVHGFTRAVITTVMAWLFADPATRRVVVEPDVRNSAVHALNAAVGFTVVGPIRKPEKEALLSVCTRDQFLTATREGVPA from the coding sequence ATGGCCGGGTTCACCCGGATCGACGCCCAGCTCGGCGAGTTCGCGTTGCGCCCCCTCGACCCGGACGCCGACGCCCCGCAGCTGCACCGCTGGGTCACCGACCCCAAGGCCGCGTTCTGGCTCATGCAGGACGCCGACGTGGCCCAGGTCGCGGCCGAGTACCGGCGGATCGCCGCGCACCCGCACCACGACGCCTACCTGGGCCTGTGGCGCGGCGAGCCGGCCTTCCTCGCCGAGCGGTACGACCCCGCCCGGGTCGAACTCGTTGGCCTGTACGACCCGGCGGAGGGCGACGTCGGCATGCACTTCCTCTGCGCCCCCGCCGAGCGGCCGGTGCACGGCTTCACCCGTGCGGTGATCACCACGGTGATGGCGTGGCTCTTCGCCGACCCGGCCACCCGGCGGGTGGTGGTCGAACCGGACGTGCGCAACAGCGCCGTCCACGCGCTCAACGCCGCGGTGGGCTTCACCGTCGTCGGCCCGATCCGCAAGCCCGAGAAGGAGGCGCTGCTCAGCGTCTGCACCCGGGACCAGTTCCTGACCGCGACCCGAGAAGGGGTGCCCGCGTGA
- a CDS encoding pyridoxal phosphate-dependent decarboxylase family protein produces the protein MSLTGSTLDSSSTGAVPDLSAARAHLFNAGSVARYQRVLSQGVDRVADRVAGADRPFTGVTPEALAPLIAGIDLDRPLGDTDAALDELNELWLRDAVWFHHPRYLAHLNCPVVIPALLGEAMLSAVNSSLDTWDQSAGATLMERRLIEWTAGRIGLGAAADGVFTSGGTQSNLQAMLLAREEAYRRVVGAAATRPARTEVLARLRIVTSAAGHFSVQKAAKMLGLGSDAVLTVPTDAGRRMRTDELARTIDRCRREGLVVMAVVATAGTTDFGTIDPLTQIAEICAAAGVWLHVDAAYGCGLLVSPTRRHLLHGIERADSVTVDYHKSFFQPVSSSALLVRDGRMLRHATWHADYLNPARAAEQGIPNQVDKSIQTTRRFDACKLWLTLRIMGPDAVGALFDRVVDLAAEAWQLLDADPRFQVAARSQLSTVVFRYLPDGAGPSLTDEANLHAREALAASGAALVAGTKVDGAHYLKFTLLNPETTVADIAHVLDLIAEHAAWYARASSAAELSCPVG, from the coding sequence ATGAGCCTGACCGGAAGCACGCTCGACAGCTCGTCGACCGGGGCCGTCCCCGACCTGTCCGCCGCCCGGGCCCACCTGTTCAACGCCGGTTCGGTCGCGCGCTACCAGCGCGTACTGAGCCAGGGTGTGGACCGGGTGGCCGACCGGGTGGCCGGCGCGGACCGGCCGTTCACCGGCGTCACGCCGGAGGCGCTGGCTCCCCTGATCGCCGGCATCGACCTGGACCGGCCGCTGGGTGACACCGACGCCGCCCTCGACGAACTGAACGAGCTCTGGCTGCGCGACGCGGTGTGGTTCCACCACCCCCGCTACCTGGCCCACCTCAACTGCCCGGTGGTGATCCCGGCGCTGCTCGGGGAGGCGATGCTCAGCGCGGTCAACTCCTCGCTGGACACCTGGGACCAGAGCGCCGGGGCCACCCTGATGGAGCGGCGGCTCATCGAGTGGACGGCCGGGCGGATCGGCCTCGGCGCCGCCGCCGACGGCGTCTTCACCAGCGGCGGCACCCAGTCGAACCTGCAGGCGATGCTGCTGGCTCGCGAGGAGGCGTACCGCCGGGTGGTCGGCGCGGCCGCGACCCGCCCGGCCCGGACGGAGGTGCTCGCCCGACTGCGGATCGTCACCTCCGCCGCCGGACACTTCAGCGTGCAGAAGGCCGCCAAGATGCTCGGGCTGGGCAGCGACGCGGTCCTCACCGTGCCCACCGACGCAGGCCGGCGGATGCGCACCGACGAGCTCGCCCGCACGATCGACCGCTGCCGGCGCGAGGGCCTGGTGGTGATGGCCGTCGTGGCCACCGCTGGCACCACCGACTTCGGCACCATCGACCCGCTGACCCAGATCGCCGAGATCTGCGCGGCGGCCGGGGTGTGGCTGCACGTCGACGCGGCCTACGGTTGCGGCCTGCTGGTCTCCCCCACCCGCCGGCACCTGCTGCACGGCATCGAGCGGGCCGACTCGGTGACCGTCGACTACCACAAGTCCTTCTTCCAGCCGGTCAGCTCCAGCGCGCTGCTGGTCCGCGACGGGCGGATGCTGCGGCACGCCACCTGGCACGCCGACTACCTCAACCCCGCCCGGGCCGCCGAGCAGGGCATCCCCAACCAGGTCGACAAGAGCATCCAGACCACCCGCCGCTTCGACGCGTGCAAGCTCTGGCTGACCCTGCGCATCATGGGCCCGGACGCCGTCGGCGCGCTCTTCGACCGGGTGGTCGACCTCGCGGCCGAGGCCTGGCAACTGCTCGACGCCGATCCCCGCTTCCAGGTGGCCGCCCGGTCGCAGCTGAGCACCGTGGTGTTCCGCTACCTCCCCGACGGCGCCGGCCCGAGCCTGACCGACGAGGCGAACCTGCACGCCCGGGAGGCGCTGGCCGCCTCCGGCGCCGCCCTGGTGGCCGGCACCAAGGTGGACGGTGCCCACTACCTGAAGTTCACCCTGCTCAACCCCGAGACCACGGTGGCCGACATCGCCCACGTCCTCGACCTGATCGCCGAGCACGCCGCCTGGTACGCCCGCGCCAGCTCGGCCGCCGAGCTGTCCTGCCCGGTCGGCTGA